In Mycobacterium kubicae, the following proteins share a genomic window:
- a CDS encoding YgaP family membrane protein, with protein MTNNHGSAMIERGAFQMPRPQGWTLERTVHLIAGSVVLVTLTLGRVRSKRWRILTGFVGANLLLDAAVGWCPTSVLLHRLGIPTTAERALRPKV; from the coding sequence ATGACGAATAACCACGGCTCGGCCATGATTGAGCGAGGAGCGTTTCAGATGCCACGGCCACAAGGGTGGACCCTGGAAAGAACCGTGCACCTCATCGCCGGTTCTGTAGTGCTGGTGACCTTAACTCTTGGCCGTGTGCGTTCAAAGCGATGGAGGATTCTCACTGGTTTTGTGGGAGCTAACCTGCTGCTCGACGCGGCGGTGGGCTGGTGCCCGACGAGCGTTTTGCTACATCGACTGGGCATCCCCACTACGGCCGAGCGGGCACTGCGTCCCAAGGTGTAG
- a CDS encoding NAD(P)/FAD-dependent oxidoreductase, with the protein MHTNKKLVILGAGIGGLSVIKELTESGVPLDDLDITVVDEDFSHYLGFTLPWVMRGWRDQDSVPIRPTADALSGLTTITGSVASIDPVARTVTLADSTDIAFDALVIATGARNAVDKVPGLAAAVEGGTAVHYYSADAAADAHRALHNFTGGKLVFLVTSQPFRCPPAPYEGALLAADLLSENGSRDATQLSVYSPETQPMLSAGPYAGQELVALLAENNIDFYGEHSVAHVADADTRVIEFQDGTLAGFDLLVFIPPHEPAIELGGAGWIGVDATTMETQYPGIFAIGDTTAITSPSGRPLPKAAIFAKNGAKAAAQSALHYLEMTDHTGTLSGEGYCYIDIGAHSSAQGKGDFFTLPQPAIHLTAPSVELHHDKQQEEHDWRALWEHPTSATR; encoded by the coding sequence ATGCACACGAATAAGAAGCTCGTGATTCTCGGTGCCGGCATCGGCGGACTCAGCGTCATCAAAGAACTCACCGAATCCGGCGTCCCTCTCGATGATCTCGACATCACCGTCGTCGACGAAGACTTCTCCCACTATCTGGGCTTCACCCTGCCATGGGTGATGCGCGGCTGGCGCGACCAGGACAGCGTGCCCATTCGCCCCACCGCCGACGCACTGTCCGGGCTCACGACCATCACCGGCTCAGTCGCCAGCATCGACCCGGTCGCGCGCACCGTGACTCTGGCCGACTCCACCGACATTGCCTTCGACGCATTAGTCATCGCCACCGGCGCCCGCAACGCCGTGGACAAGGTGCCGGGATTGGCGGCCGCTGTGGAGGGCGGCACCGCGGTGCACTATTACAGCGCCGACGCCGCCGCCGACGCGCACCGCGCCCTGCACAACTTCACCGGCGGCAAGCTGGTGTTCCTGGTGACCTCCCAGCCCTTCCGCTGCCCACCCGCCCCCTACGAAGGGGCACTCCTGGCCGCAGACCTGCTTAGCGAGAACGGCTCCCGCGACGCGACGCAGCTGTCGGTGTACAGCCCGGAAACCCAACCCATGCTCTCGGCGGGTCCCTACGCCGGCCAAGAACTCGTGGCGCTACTGGCCGAAAACAACATCGATTTTTACGGCGAACACAGCGTTGCGCACGTCGCCGACGCCGACACCCGGGTCATCGAGTTCCAGGACGGCACCCTCGCCGGGTTCGACCTGCTGGTGTTCATCCCCCCGCACGAACCGGCTATCGAGCTCGGCGGTGCGGGCTGGATCGGTGTCGATGCCACCACCATGGAAACCCAATACCCCGGAATCTTCGCCATCGGAGACACCACCGCGATCACATCGCCGTCTGGCCGGCCACTGCCCAAAGCGGCGATCTTCGCCAAAAACGGGGCCAAAGCCGCCGCCCAAAGCGCACTGCACTACCTGGAGATGACCGACCACACCGGCACTTTGTCGGGCGAAGGGTACTGCTACATCGATATCGGGGCACACTCCTCTGCCCAGGGCAAAGGAGACTTCTTTACCCTGCCCCAGCCCGCGATCCACCTCACCGCGCCATCGGTGGAGCTACACCACGACAAGCAGCAAGAAGAACACGACTGGCGAGCCCTCTGGGAACACCCCACCTCGGCCACGCGCTAG
- a CDS encoding metal-sensitive transcriptional regulator has product MASAVRGETPQTVGGAGHNSDDIVAVLNRLRRAQGQLGGVIAMIEQGRSCKDVVTQLAAVSRALDRAGFKIIATGLRDCMDRPAAAPGDRPTTSIDELEKLFLSLA; this is encoded by the coding sequence ATGGCAAGCGCAGTTCGCGGCGAGACGCCGCAGACGGTCGGTGGGGCCGGCCACAACTCGGACGACATCGTTGCCGTCCTTAACCGATTGCGCCGAGCGCAGGGTCAGCTCGGCGGAGTGATCGCGATGATCGAGCAGGGACGCAGCTGCAAAGACGTCGTCACCCAGCTGGCCGCGGTGTCTCGGGCCTTGGATCGCGCCGGCTTCAAAATCATCGCCACCGGCCTGCGCGACTGCATGGACCGGCCAGCTGCCGCACCTGGTGACAGGCCGACCACCTCAATCGATGAGCTGGAGAAACTGTTCCTGAGCCTGGCCTGA
- a CDS encoding MmpS family transport accessory protein, with product MLVFLKRAWVPLVVVAAVALGGMGVERLRGLFGSDEIFSQPRSAPMIVPFHVKRVTYEVFGPSDTAGSVSYLGMNAEAERAKFASLPWSYTVTTTVPAVIANLVAQGNSDTIGCRITVNGEVKDQQSASGHHAQAFCLVKAA from the coding sequence ATGTTGGTCTTTCTCAAGCGGGCGTGGGTACCGCTGGTCGTGGTGGCCGCAGTTGCCCTTGGCGGGATGGGCGTGGAACGGCTTCGCGGTCTTTTCGGCTCCGACGAGATCTTTTCGCAGCCCCGCAGCGCCCCAATGATCGTGCCTTTCCATGTCAAGCGGGTGACGTATGAGGTTTTCGGGCCCAGCGACACCGCGGGAAGCGTGAGCTATTTGGGCATGAATGCCGAAGCGGAGCGGGCGAAGTTCGCCAGCCTGCCGTGGAGCTACACGGTCACGACGACGGTACCGGCGGTGATCGCCAACTTGGTGGCACAGGGCAACAGCGACACGATCGGGTGTCGCATCACGGTCAACGGTGAGGTCAAAGACCAGCAATCTGCCAGCGGGCACCACGCCCAGGCCTTCTGCTTGGTGAAGGCGGCATGA